From a single Nicotiana tabacum cultivar K326 chromosome 8, ASM71507v2, whole genome shotgun sequence genomic region:
- the LOC107827844 gene encoding uncharacterized protein LOC107827844 isoform X2 — translation MLALFLCKLPRDINVCQMTPMWHDDMAVFQFNPNSKDKANSNSKMENGSEYKPTVMVTNDDGIDATGLRSLVRVLVSSNLFNVLVCAPDSEKSGVSHSVSWRRALSVKKVEISGATAFAVSGTPADSTSIGLSKTLFPSVPDLVVSGINMGSNCGYHIVYSGTVAGAREAFFNGVPSVSLSYEWVRGKSKVDNFILAAEACMPIITAILAEIKNKTYRQNCFLNIDVPADVTNHKGYRLTKQGKSVYKMGWKQVTSEAQGGRMLSTMTMDSSTSTEACVQEQPSSTQEEHLLFETEVRGAPVDDEDDYCYAP, via the exons ATGCTAGCCTTattcttatgtaagcttccacgtGATATTAATGTATGTCAAATGacgcctatgtggcatgatgacatggcgg TATTTCAGTTCAATCCCAACTCAAAGGACAAAGCAAACTCAAATTCGAAAATGGAGAATGGGAGTGAGTATAAGCCGACTGTGATGGTCACAAATGACGACGGAATTGACGCAACCGGTTTGAGATCTCTTGTTCGCGTTCTTGTCTCCTCCAATCTCTTCAATGTCCTTGTTTGTGCTCCCGATTC TGAAAAGTCAGGTGTCAGTCATAGTGTCTCATGGCGACGTGCACTTTCCGTCAAGAAGGTGGAGATCAGTGGAGCAACAGCCTTTGCAGTTTCTG GAACTCCAGCAGACTCCACTTCCATAGGGCTCTCCAAAACGCTCTTCCCCTCAGTACCTGATCTG GTTGTCAGCGGTATTAATATGGGTAGCAATTGCGGGTATCACAT TGTTTACTCAGGGACAGTGGCTGGTGCACGAGAGGCTTTTTTCAATGGTGTTCCGTCTGTCTCACTGTCATATGAATG GGTTCGTGGAAAAAGCAAAGTTGATAATTTCATATTGGCTGCTGAGGCTTGCATGCCCATCATTACAGCTATATTGGCTGAGATCAAGAATAAGACTTATCGTCAGAATTGCTTTCTTAACATAGATGTCCCTGCAGATGTTACCAATCACAAG GGTTATCGCCTGACTAAGCAAGGCAAGAGTGTTTACAAAATGGGATGGAAGCAAGTTACTTCTGAAGCACAAGGAGGAAGAATGTTATCTACAATGACGATGGACTCATCAACAAGTACAGAAGCATGTGTGCAAGAGCAGCCTTCAAGCACACAAGAAGAACACCTATTGTTTGAGACAGAA GTCAGGGGAGCACCAGTGGATGATGAGGATG ATTACTGTTACGCCCCTTAG
- the LOC107827844 gene encoding uncharacterized protein LOC107827844 isoform X1 gives MLALFLCKLPRDINVCQMTPMWHDDMAVFQFNPNSKDKANSNSKMENGSEYKPTVMVTNDDGIDATGLRSLVRVLVSSNLFNVLVCAPDSEKSGVSHSVSWRRALSVKKVEISGATAFAVSGTPADSTSIGLSKTLFPSVPDLVVSGINMGSNCGYHIVYSGTVAGAREAFFNGVPSVSLSYEWVRGKSKVDNFILAAEACMPIITAILAEIKNKTYRQNCFLNIDVPADVTNHKGYRLTKQGKSVYKMGWKQVTSEAQGGRMLSTMTMDSSTSTEACVQEQPSSTQEEHLLFETEVRGAPVDDEDGDYSFLQQGYITVTPLSALSPAAIDDVEFFKGWVPGVCDRISSSSR, from the exons ATGCTAGCCTTattcttatgtaagcttccacgtGATATTAATGTATGTCAAATGacgcctatgtggcatgatgacatggcgg TATTTCAGTTCAATCCCAACTCAAAGGACAAAGCAAACTCAAATTCGAAAATGGAGAATGGGAGTGAGTATAAGCCGACTGTGATGGTCACAAATGACGACGGAATTGACGCAACCGGTTTGAGATCTCTTGTTCGCGTTCTTGTCTCCTCCAATCTCTTCAATGTCCTTGTTTGTGCTCCCGATTC TGAAAAGTCAGGTGTCAGTCATAGTGTCTCATGGCGACGTGCACTTTCCGTCAAGAAGGTGGAGATCAGTGGAGCAACAGCCTTTGCAGTTTCTG GAACTCCAGCAGACTCCACTTCCATAGGGCTCTCCAAAACGCTCTTCCCCTCAGTACCTGATCTG GTTGTCAGCGGTATTAATATGGGTAGCAATTGCGGGTATCACAT TGTTTACTCAGGGACAGTGGCTGGTGCACGAGAGGCTTTTTTCAATGGTGTTCCGTCTGTCTCACTGTCATATGAATG GGTTCGTGGAAAAAGCAAAGTTGATAATTTCATATTGGCTGCTGAGGCTTGCATGCCCATCATTACAGCTATATTGGCTGAGATCAAGAATAAGACTTATCGTCAGAATTGCTTTCTTAACATAGATGTCCCTGCAGATGTTACCAATCACAAG GGTTATCGCCTGACTAAGCAAGGCAAGAGTGTTTACAAAATGGGATGGAAGCAAGTTACTTCTGAAGCACAAGGAGGAAGAATGTTATCTACAATGACGATGGACTCATCAACAAGTACAGAAGCATGTGTGCAAGAGCAGCCTTCAAGCACACAAGAAGAACACCTATTGTTTGAGACAGAA GTCAGGGGAGCACCAGTGGATGATGAGGATGGTGATTACTCTTTTCTTCAACAAGGCTAT ATTACTGTTACGCCCCTTAGCGCCTTATCTCCTGCTGCTATAGATGATGTGGAGTTCTTCAAAGGATGGGTGCCTGGTGTTTGTGATCGCATTTCTTCCTCTTCCCGATAG